The Littorina saxatilis isolate snail1 linkage group LG13, US_GU_Lsax_2.0, whole genome shotgun sequence genome contains a region encoding:
- the LOC138983620 gene encoding G2/mitotic-specific cyclin-B3-like — MSYRTQDKMIRTTRENKKPGGEDQKLAVQGKKNVKGEDVARPRRAAFGDITNASQKNAANGKKDAGKKTAIPRMAETKTKPAGARTKTTAATLAQTKKTTTTQPPAGGGRAKDGKHVAVETEVTSSQDSWSQDSAVSSSQESVASGDSNNSMCDIIMADLDISHDELNHSRMSLDKSIHESCDSNQDEMPEVPLDAEDIDHDDVGDITLVALYAHDIFKYYKEREEQFKVRQYLDKQPQFTQRMRSVLVDWLVEVQENFELNHETLYLAVKLTDTYMSVTPDVPRDNIQLLGSVALFLASKFDERLPPAIDDFLYVCDNAYHRDQFMAMERELFRSVGFDLGRPIAYRFLRRYARCARSHIKTLYLARYLLELSLMEYKLVFHSESKTAASCLYIARRMRGEGGWNPTLEFYTGYKMEELQSLILDLNPLFTNKKHADLSTIRDKYKHYLFHSVGDIPPITQEELFPAEEADQH, encoded by the exons GACCAGAAGCTTGCTGTCCAGGGCAAGAAAAACGTCAAAGGAGAGGATGTGGCCAGACCGCGCCGTGCTGCTTTTGGTGATATCACAAAT GCCTCACAGAAAAATGCCGCCAACGGCAAGAAGGATGCAGGCAAGAAGACGGCCATCCCCAGGATGGCGGAGACCAAGACAAAGCCTGCGGGTGCTCGCACCAAGACCACGGCCGCCACTCTGGCACAGACGAAGAAAACCACCACTACACAGCCCCCAGCAGGAGGGGGCCGAGCCAAAGACGGGAAGCATGTCGCCGTAGAGACAGAAGTGACGTCATCGCAGGATTCATGGTCACAGGACTCGGCTGTGTCCTCCTCGCAGGAGTCCGTAGCCTCGGGAGACTCCAACAACAGCATGTGTGATATCATCATGGCCGACCTGGACATCAG CCATGACGAACTCAACCATTCCCGCATGTCACTAGACAAGAGCATCCACGAGAGTTGCGACTCCAACCAAGATGAGATGCCAGAA GTTCCCCTGGATGCTGAAGACATTGACCACGATGATGTGGGAGACATAACACTGGTGGCGCTCTACGCTCATGACATCTTCAAATATTACAAAGAGAGGGAG GAGCAGTTCAAGGTGCGGCAGTACCTAGACAAGCAGCCCCAGTTCACGCAGCGCATGCGCTCTGTGCTGGTGGACTGGCTAGTGGAGGTGCAGGAGAACTTTGAGCTCAACCACGAGACGCTGTACCTGGCAGTCAAGCTGACCGACACCTACATGTCTGTCACCCCCGACGTGCCCCGTGACAACATCCAGCTCCTCGGCTCCGTCGCCCTCTTCCTCGCATCCAAGTTTGAT GAGCGGCTACCTCCAGCGATTGACGACTTCCTGTACGTGTGCGACAACGCATACCATCGCGACCAGTTCATGGCCATGGAGCGAGAGCTGTTCCGCTCTGTCGGCTTTGACCTGGGCCGACCCATCGCCTACCGCTTTCTGCGCAGATACGCCAGG TGTGCCAGGTCGCATATCAAGACGCTGTACCTGGCTCGCTACCTGTTGGAGCTGTCCCTGATGGAATACAAGCTGGTGTTTCACAGCGAGAGCAAGACGGCCGCCTCCTGTCTCTACATTGCACGCCGCATGCGAGGGGAGGGCGGATGG AACCCCACACTGGAGTTCTACACGGGCTACAAGATGGAGGAGCTGCAGTCGCTCATCCTGGACCTGAACCCGCTGTTCACCAACAAGAAGCACGCCGACCTCTCCACCATCAGGGACAAGTACAAACACTA CCTGTTCCACAGTGTGGGGGACATCCCACCCATCACACAGGAGGAGCTCTTCCCAGCAGAGGAGGCAGACCAGCACTGA